From a single Parambassis ranga chromosome 2, fParRan2.1, whole genome shotgun sequence genomic region:
- the LOC114431829 gene encoding kelch-like protein 10, whose amino-acid sequence MMELIIEFAYTGSVNVTESNARRLFMAADYLNIVKLVQICCNFFEKTLCPDNCIGIWQFTKTYHAPELHLKAFHYVLSHFGEVAFGEEFLQLSAQDVSDIISSDDLNVRQEAAVFEAIIRWITHEPQEREGYADLLLPKVRLSMMPAEYIQSHVLSNRLVTDNLRCQAMVSEVIESKDRILSRPRLPSAILLAIGGLTSSMELTNVIEAFDVRANHWLNITNLSEDPRRFHGAAYLGGYVYCVGGFPRALMVTNSVRRFDLSTQTWREVAPMHYCRSHVSVTVLNGCIYAMGGHDGHTSLRCAEFYQPETNQWLQIAPMHEQRNHASCTALNGKIYICGGCDDNEDVQTAECYNPETNQWTLISPMSSRRRELGVIAYNNHVYAVGGFDGTAYLQTAEVYNPHTNTWRNVSSMMTPRSCFGIEVVEDRLFVVGGFIDFDTTSSVEYYDSETNEWSHACDMDVGRSVLSCCVISGLPNMADYTIPFTRWSEHDKKVYIIPDLSSDMMELIIEFAYTGSVNVTESNARRLFMAADYLNIVKLVQICCNFFEKTLCPDNCIGIWQFTKTYHAPELHLKAFHYVLSHFGEVAFGEEFLQLSAQDVSDIISSDDLNVRQEAAVFEAIIRWITHEPQEREGYADLLLPKVRLSMMPAEYIQSHVLSNRLVTDNLRCQAMVSEVIESKDRILSRPRLPSAILLAIGGLTSSMELTNVIEAFDVRANHWLNITNLSEDPRRFHGAAYLGGYVYCVGGFPRALMVTNSVRRFDLSTQTWREVAPMHYCRSHVSVTVLNGCIYAMGGHDGHTSLRCAEFYQPETNQWLQIAPMHEQRNHASCTALNGKIYICGGCDDNEDVQTAECYNPETNQWTLISPMSSRRRELGVIAYNNHVYAVGGFDGTAYLQTAEVYNPHTNTWRNVSSMMTTRSCFGIEVVEDRLFVVGGFIDFDTTSSVEYYDSETNEWSHACDMDVGRSVLSCCVISGLPNMADYTIP is encoded by the exons atgatggagctcatcattgagtttgcatacaccggctctgttaatgTGACtgagtccaatgcacggaggcttttcatggcagccgattacctcaatatagtgaagctggtgcaaatatgctgcaacttttttgaaaagacgctctgcccagacaactgcatcggcatctggcagttcacaaaaacctaccacgcccctgaactgcatctcaaggctttccactatgtcctcagtcactttggggaagtggctttcggcgaagagttcctgcagctctcggcccaggatgtcagtgacatcatcagcagtgacgacctcaatgtgagacaggaggcagctgtgtttgaggccatcattcggtggatcacacatgaacctcaggaacgagaaggatacgcagatcttctcttgccaaag gtcaggctgagcatgatgcctgcagagtacatacagagtcacgTGCTGTCCAATCGGCTGGTGACagacaacttgaggtgccaggccatggtctctgaggtcatcgaatccaaagacagaatcctcagtcggcctcgtctgccttctgccatcctattggccattggaggcttgACCAGCAGCATGGAACTAACTAATGTAATTgaggcatttgacgtccgtgcaaatcactggctgaacataacaaacctttctgaggATCCTCGCAGAtttcatggtgcagcctacctcggtgggtatgtctactgtgttggtggctttccCAGGGCGTTGATGGTCACCAATAGTGtgcgcaggtttgacctgagcacacagacatggcgagaggtggcaccgatgcactattGCCGCAGTcatgtgagcgtgactgtgctgaatgGGTGCATCTATGCCATGGGAGGCCATGATGGGCACACAAGTCTCCGCTGTGCTGAGTtttaccagccagaaaccaaccagtggcttcaaattgcacccatgcatgagcagaggaaccacgccagctgcacagcactcaacggcaag atctacatatgtggtggatgtGACGATAATGAGGatgtgcaaacagcagagtgctacaacccagagaccaaccagtggaccctgatctctcccatgagcagcaGGCGTAGAGaactaggagtcattgcatacaacaaccatgtttatgca gttggtggcttcgatggaacagcctatctgcagactgctgaggtctacaaccctcacaccaacacctggcgcaacgtgtcctccatgatgaccccccgcaGCTgctttggcatcgaagtagttgaggaccggctctttgttgtcgggggcttcatAGATTTTGACACCACCTCTAgtgttgagtactatgacagtgagacgaatgagtggtctcacgcctgcgacatggacgtcGGCCGCAGTgttctgagctgctgtgtgatttcaggtcttcccaacatggccgactacaccatccct ttcacacgctggtctgaacatgacaagaaagtctacattattcctgacctatcctcagacatgatggagctcatcattgagtttgcatacaccggctctgttaacgtgacagagtccaatgcacggaggcttttcatggcagccgattacctcaatatagtgaagctggtgcaaatatgctgcaacttttttgaaaagacgctctgcccagacaactgcatcggcatctggcagttcacaaaaacctaccacgcccctgaactgcacctcaaggctttccactatgtcctcagtcactttggggaagtggctttcggcgaagagttcctgcagctctcggcccaggatgtcagtgacatcatcagcagtgacgacctcaatgtgagacaggaggcagctgtgtttgaggccatcattcggtggatcacacatgaacctcaggaacgagaaggatacgcagatcttctcttgccaaag gtcaggctgagcatgatgcctgcagagtacatacagagtcacgTGCTGTCCAATCGGCTGGTGACagacaacttgaggtgccaggccatggtctctgaggtcatcgaatccaaagacagaatcctcagtcggcctcgtctgccttctgccatcctattggccattggaggcttgACCAGCAGCATGGAACTAACTAATGTAATTgaggcatttgacgtccgtgcaaatcactggctgaacataacaaacctttctgaggATCCTCGCAGAtttcatggtgcagcctacctcggtgggtatgtctactgtgttggtggctttccCAGGGCGTTGATGGTCACCAATAGTGtgcgcaggtttgacctgagcacacagacatggcgagaggtggcaccgatgcactattGCCGCAGTcatgtgagcgtgactgtgctgaatgGGTGCATCTATGCCATGGGAGGCCATGATGGGCACACAAGTCTCCGCTGTGCTGAGTtttaccagccagaaaccaaccagtggcttcaaattgcacccatgcatgagcagaggaaccacgccagctgcacagcactcaacggcaag atctacatatgtggtggatgtGACGATAATGAGGatgtgcaaacagcagagtgctacaacccagagaccaaccagtggaccctgatctctcccatgagcagcaGGCGTAGAGaactaggagtcattgcatacaacaaccatgtttatgca gttggtggcttcgatggaacagcctatctgcagactgctgaggtctacaaccctcacaccaacacctggcgcaacgtgtcctccatgatgaccacCCGCAGCTgctttggcatcgaagtagttgaggaccggctctttgttgtcgggggctttaTAGATTTTGACACCACCTCTAgtgttgagtactatgacagtgagacgaatgagtggtctcacgcctgcgacatggacgtcGGCCGCAGTgttctgagctgctgtgtgatttcaggtcttcccaacatggccgactacaccatccct
- the LOC114432189 gene encoding kelch-like protein 10, with translation MMELIIEFAYTGSVNVTESNARRLFMAADYLNIVKLVQICCNFFEKTLCPDNCIGIWQFTKTYHAPELHLKAFHYVLSHFGEVAFGEEFLQLSAQDVSDIISSDDLNVRQEAAVFEAIIRWITHEPQEREGYADLLLPKVRLSMMPAEYIQSHVLSNRLVTDNLRCQAMVSEVIESKDRILSRPRLPSAILLAIGGLTSSMELTNVIEAFDVRANHWLNITNLSEDPRRFHGAAYLGGYVYCVGGFPRALMVTNSVRRFDLSTQTWREVAPMHYCRSHVSVTVLNGCIYAMGGHDGHTSLRCAEFYQPETNQWLQIAPMHEQRSNASCTALNGKIYICGGYDDNGELETAECYNPETNQWTLISPMSSRRRQLGVIAYNNHVYAVGGFDGTAYLQTAEVYNPHTNTWRNVSSMMTPRSCFGIEVVEDRLFVVGGFIDLDYTSSVECYDSETNEWSHACDMDVARSNLSCCVISGLPNMADYTIPRDSVPSCIL, from the exons atgatggagctcatcattgagtttgcatacaccggctctgttaatgTGACtgagtccaatgcacggaggcttttcatggcagctgattacctcaatatagtgaagctggtgcaaatatgctgcaacttttttgaaaagacgctctgcccagacaactgcatcggcatctggcagttcacaaaaacctaccacgcccctgaactgcacctcaaggctttccactatgtcctcagtcactttggggaagtggctttcggcgaagagttcctgcagctctcggcccaggatgtcagtgacatcatcagcagtgacgacctcaatgtgagacaggaggcagctgtgtttgaggccatcattcggtggatcacacatgaacctcaggaacgagaaggatacgcagatcttctcttgccaaag gtcaggctgagcatgatgcctgcagagtacatacagagtcacgTGCTGTCCAATCGGCTGGTGACagacaacttgaggtgccaggccatggtctctgaggtcatcgaatccaaagacagaatcctcagtcggcctcgtctgccttctgccatcctattggccattggaggcttgACCAGCAGCATGGAACTAACTAATGTAATTgaggcatttgacgtccgtgcaaatcactggctgaacataacaaacctttctgaggATCCTCGCAGAtttcatggtgcagcctacctcggtgggtatgtctactgtgttggtggctttccCAGGGCGTTGATGGTCACCAATAGTGtgcgcaggtttgacctgagcacacagacatggcgagaggtggcaccgatgcactattGCCGCAGTcatgtgagcgtgactgtgctgaatgGGTGCATCTATGCCATGGGAGGCCATGATGGGCACACAAGTCTCCGCTGTGCTGAGTtttaccagccagaaaccaaccagtggcttcaaattgcacccatgcatgagcagaggagcaacgccagctgcacagcactcaacggcaag atctacatatgtggtggatatgACGATAATGGGGAACtagaaacagcagagtgctacaacccagagaccaaccagtggaccctgatctctcccatgagcagcaGGCGTAGACaactaggagtcattgcatacaacaaccatgtttatgca gttggtggcttcgatggaacagcctatctgcagactgctgaggtctacaaccctcacaccaacacctggcgcaacgtgtcctccatgatgaccccccgcaGCTgctttggcatcgaagtagttgaggaccggctctttgttgtcgggggcttcatAGATTTGGACTACACCTCTAGTGTTGAGtgctatgacagtgagacgaatgagtggtctcacgcctgcgacatggacgtcGCCCGCAGcaatctgagctgctgtgtgatttcaggtcttcccaacatggccgactacaccatccctc gcgactctgtcccttcctgtatattg